A single window of Bacteroidales bacterium DNA harbors:
- a CDS encoding DUF2961 domain-containing protein, translating into MESRAASAENVRAEKGKGGMTKNGLKGDPAIRNFQKGATATLLDTKGPGMVRHIWCTFNPHNKPEYLRNVILRMYWENSKVPSVEVPLSDFFGIAHGARIFMTSQLVSVQPSLGYNCDIPMPFGDHALITVTNESEVDIDWFFYQVDFTLGDKVAIDDGRFHASFNRENPTRYGRDFTIMETKGAKGVFLGCVVGVRPLTSGWWGEGEVKIYLDGDTKYPTICGTGIEDYFGAAWGLEAHCAPYRGAPLVESDFCSLYRFHVNDPIYFKNDIRVDVQQMGLIHINKARDKYGDSLIFMPIDHPRRNPDNVFYLRSDDVCSVAYWYQYPLIRERKPIPDVNTRSKDLYVRKETDKKLSAPL; encoded by the coding sequence TTGGAAAGTAGGGCAGCCTCTGCCGAAAATGTTCGTGCTGAAAAAGGAAAAGGTGGGATGACCAAAAACGGACTGAAAGGTGATCCCGCCATCAGAAATTTCCAGAAAGGAGCAACGGCAACATTACTTGATACAAAGGGTCCGGGGATGGTACGGCACATTTGGTGCACTTTTAATCCTCATAATAAACCTGAATACCTGCGAAATGTAATTCTCAGGATGTATTGGGAAAACAGTAAGGTACCCAGCGTTGAAGTACCTCTGTCCGATTTTTTCGGGATAGCACATGGAGCAAGAATATTCATGACTTCGCAACTGGTCTCCGTCCAACCCAGCCTGGGTTATAACTGCGATATTCCGATGCCATTCGGCGATCACGCCCTGATCACAGTTACCAATGAGTCGGAAGTGGATATCGACTGGTTTTTTTATCAGGTCGACTTCACACTTGGCGATAAAGTAGCCATAGATGACGGCCGGTTTCATGCTTCATTCAACAGGGAAAATCCTACCCGGTATGGCCGCGATTTCACCATCATGGAAACAAAAGGGGCCAAGGGTGTATTTCTCGGATGTGTTGTCGGCGTTAGGCCGCTCACCAGCGGATGGTGGGGCGAAGGCGAAGTGAAGATATACCTGGACGGTGATACAAAGTATCCCACCATCTGTGGAACAGGTATAGAGGATTATTTTGGCGCCGCCTGGGGATTGGAAGCACACTGTGCCCCATACAGAGGTGCTCCGCTGGTAGAATCTGATTTTTGTTCTTTGTACCGGTTTCATGTAAATGATCCGATTTATTTCAAGAATGATATCCGGGTCGATGTCCAGCAGATGGGATTGATTCATATCAACAAAGCCAGGGATAAATATGGCGATTCGTTGATATTTATGCCTATTGACCACCCACGGCGCAATCCTGACAATGTTTTCTATTTACGTTCGGACGATGTCTGCTCTGTAGCGTATTGGTATCAATATCCTTTGATCAGGGAAAGGAAACCGATTCCAGACGTAAATACAAGGAGTAAAGACTTATACGTTCGCAAGGAAACAGATAAAAAATTATCAGCCCCTTTATAG